Proteins encoded within one genomic window of Fusobacterium russii ATCC 25533:
- a CDS encoding dihydroorotate dehydrogenase electron transfer subunit yields the protein MKMEDCTVEENIQIAKDTYKMKIRGNFVKECRTPGQFINIRIGDGREHILRRPISISEIDRANNLITIIYRIVGEGTKFLANIEKGNEIDIMGPLGRGYDILSLKKGQTALLVGGGIGVPPLYELAKQFNQKGIKTIHLLGFNSKEEIFYEEEFSKLGETYISTVDGSYGVKGFITDIIKKLQGENSLSFDKYYSCGPVPMLKALINTVGENGYVSLENRMACGIGACYACVCKKKHKMETPLNNKKIEYTRVCYDGPVYLASEVEIE from the coding sequence ATGAAAATGGAAGATTGTACTGTTGAGGAAAATATACAAATAGCAAAAGACACATATAAAATGAAAATCAGAGGAAATTTTGTAAAAGAATGTAGGACTCCCGGTCAATTTATAAACATTAGAATAGGAGATGGGAGAGAACATATATTGAGAAGACCTATTTCAATTTCTGAAATAGATAGAGCAAATAATCTAATAACTATAATATATAGAATAGTGGGAGAGGGTACAAAATTTTTAGCCAATATAGAAAAGGGGAATGAAATAGATATAATGGGACCTTTAGGAAGAGGTTATGATATTCTTTCATTAAAAAAAGGACAAACAGCACTTTTAGTTGGTGGTGGAATAGGTGTGCCTCCACTATATGAATTGGCAAAACAATTCAATCAAAAAGGAATAAAAACAATTCATCTATTGGGTTTTAATTCAAAGGAAGAAATTTTCTATGAGGAAGAATTTTCCAAATTGGGAGAAACCTATATTTCAACAGTTGATGGCAGCTATGGTGTAAAAGGTTTCATAACTGATATCATAAAAAAACTTCAAGGAGAAAATTCTTTAAGTTTTGATAAGTACTATAGTTGTGGACCAGTTCCAATGCTAAAAGCCTTGATAAATACGGTTGGAGAAAATGGCTATGTTTCTCTTGAAAATAGAATGGCTTGTGGGATAGGTGCTTGCTATGCCTGTGTATGCAAGAAGAAACATAAAATGGAAACTCCTCTTAACAATAAAAAAATAGAATATACGAGAGTTTGTTATGATGGCCCAGTTTATTTAGCCAGTGAAGTTGAAATAGAATAA
- the pyrE gene encoding orotate phosphoribosyltransferase, with protein MLDREIINSLLEIKAVELRVDKESWFTWTSGIKSPIYCDNRLIMSYPKIRKQVAEGFVKKIKELYPGVEYIVGTATAGIPHAAWISDIMSLPMLYVRSSAKEHGKTNQIEGKIEKGKKVVVIEDLISTGKSSVIAAQALQEAGFEVLGVVAIFSYNLEKAKQKFNEAGVPFSTLTNYDVLLELAKEQGLIGEKENEVLLQWRNTL; from the coding sequence ATGTTGGATAGGGAAATAATAAATTCATTACTGGAGATTAAAGCTGTTGAGTTAAGAGTTGATAAAGAGAGTTGGTTTACATGGACATCGGGTATAAAATCTCCAATTTATTGTGATAATAGGCTTATAATGTCATACCCTAAAATAAGGAAGCAGGTAGCGGAAGGTTTTGTTAAAAAAATTAAGGAACTCTATCCTGGTGTTGAATATATTGTTGGTACTGCAACAGCTGGAATCCCACATGCAGCATGGATAAGTGATATTATGAGCTTACCTATGCTTTATGTCAGAAGTTCTGCAAAAGAGCATGGAAAAACTAACCAAATAGAGGGAAAGATAGAAAAGGGGAAAAAAGTTGTAGTAATTGAAGATTTAATTTCTACTGGGAAGTCTTCTGTTATTGCAGCACAGGCCTTACAAGAAGCAGGTTTTGAAGTTCTGGGAGTAGTGGCTATCTTCAGTTATAATTTAGAAAAAGCTAAACAGAAGTTTAATGAAGCAGGAGTCCCTTTTTCTACTTTGACTAACTATGATGTTCTGTTAGAGCTTGCAAAGGAACAAGGTTTAATAGGTGAAAAGGAAAATGAAGTTCTGTTACAGTGGAGAAATACACTGTAA
- a CDS encoding NUDIX hydrolase encodes MKILDIPELKFLKIALEKNKKANFNFEYLEKSNAIGTLILNNSETETLLVNQYRPGAKTNLFEIPAGLIDGDEKAIETLYREVREETGYEKEDYEIIYDSENGFYVSPGYTTERLFLYIIKLKSDDIRPKELKLDEGEDLFSKWFPLEDAFKISIDMKTTLILNIYKNLRNLKR; translated from the coding sequence ATGAAAATATTAGATATACCTGAATTAAAATTTTTAAAAATTGCACTTGAAAAAAATAAAAAAGCCAATTTCAATTTTGAATATTTAGAAAAATCCAATGCAATTGGCACACTTATATTAAATAATTCTGAAACAGAAACTCTGCTTGTTAATCAATATAGACCTGGTGCAAAAACTAATCTCTTTGAAATTCCCGCAGGTCTTATTGATGGGGACGAAAAAGCAATTGAAACACTTTATAGAGAGGTTAGAGAAGAAACTGGCTATGAAAAAGAGGACTACGAAATTATCTATGACTCTGAAAATGGTTTCTATGTATCTCCTGGTTATACAACTGAAAGGCTTTTTCTTTATATAATAAAATTAAAATCTGATGATATAAGACCAAAGGAATTGAAACTTGATGAAGGTGAAGACCTTTTTTCAAAATGGTTCCCACTAGAAGATGCTTTTAAAATTTCTATTGATATGAAAACTACACTTATACTTAATATTTATAAAAATTTAAGAAATTTAAAGAGATAA
- the pyrF gene encoding orotidine-5'-phosphate decarboxylase has protein sequence MKKEVIIALDFPTLEKTLDFLDKFKEEKLFVKVGMELYLQNGPVVIEEIKKRGHKIFLDLKLHDIPNTVYSAAKGLAKFNIDILTVHAAGGSEMLKGAKRAMVEAGVNTKIIAITQLTSTSEEDMRKEQNIQTSIEESVLNYAKLAKESGVDGVVSSVLETKKIREQSGEDFIIINPGIRLAEDSKGDQKRVATPIDANRNGANYIVVGRSITGNANPEERYKLIKTMFEMGDKYVG, from the coding sequence ATGAAAAAGGAAGTAATAATTGCTTTAGATTTTCCAACATTGGAAAAAACATTAGATTTTTTAGATAAATTCAAAGAAGAAAAATTATTTGTAAAAGTTGGAATGGAACTGTACTTACAAAACGGTCCAGTGGTAATAGAGGAAATTAAAAAAAGAGGACATAAAATTTTCTTGGATTTAAAATTGCATGATATTCCAAATACTGTTTATTCTGCTGCAAAAGGATTGGCAAAATTTAATATTGATATTTTAACTGTTCATGCTGCCGGTGGCTCTGAAATGCTAAAAGGAGCAAAAAGAGCTATGGTAGAAGCGGGAGTAAATACAAAAATTATTGCTATAACTCAGCTTACCTCGACAAGTGAAGAAGATATGAGAAAAGAGCAAAATATTCAAACAAGTATAGAAGAATCTGTTTTAAATTATGCAAAACTTGCAAAAGAGAGTGGTGTTGATGGAGTCGTGTCTTCTGTTCTTGAAACTAAAAAAATTAGAGAGCAAAGTGGAGAAGATTTTATAATAATAAATCCAGGAATAAGATTGGCAGAAGATTCAAAAGGTGACCAAAAGAGAGTTGCAACTCCAATAGATGCAAATAGAAATGGAGCTAACTACATTGTTGTTGGCAGGTCAATAACTGGAAATGCAAATCCAGAAGAGAGGTATAAACTTATAAAAACTATGTTTGAAATGGGGGATAAATATGTTGGATAG
- a CDS encoding dihydroorotate dehydrogenase — protein sequence MSERLRVQIPGLDLKNPIMPASGCFAFGIEYAQIYDISKLGAIMIKAATKEARFGNPTPRVAETASGMLNAIGLQNPGVDEIVENQLKQLEKYDVPIIANVAGSDIDDYVYVADRISKATNVKALELNISCPNVKCGGIQFGTDPDVARNLTEKVKAASSVPVYVKLSPNVADIVAMARAVEEGGADGLTMINTLVGMVLDRKTGKPIIANITGGLSGPAIKPVAIRMVYQVAQAVSIPIIGMGGVMDEWDVIDFISAGASAVAVGTANFTDPLVCPKIIDKLESVLDELKVNHILDLKGRAFS from the coding sequence ATGAGTGAAAGATTAAGAGTACAAATTCCGGGTCTGGATTTAAAAAATCCAATTATGCCAGCCTCTGGTTGTTTTGCATTTGGTATAGAATATGCTCAAATTTATGATATTTCAAAATTGGGAGCAATAATGATAAAGGCAGCAACAAAAGAAGCAAGATTTGGAAATCCAACTCCTAGAGTAGCAGAAACTGCAAGTGGAATGTTAAATGCTATAGGCTTACAAAATCCTGGAGTGGATGAAATAGTAGAAAATCAATTAAAACAATTAGAAAAATATGATGTTCCAATAATTGCGAATGTTGCAGGAAGTGATATCGATGACTATGTCTATGTTGCGGATAGAATATCTAAAGCAACTAATGTAAAAGCTTTGGAACTCAACATATCTTGCCCCAATGTAAAATGTGGCGGAATACAATTTGGGACAGATCCGGATGTAGCGAGAAATTTAACTGAGAAGGTCAAAGCGGCTTCATCAGTGCCGGTCTATGTTAAATTATCTCCAAATGTTGCAGATATTGTTGCTATGGCTCGTGCAGTTGAAGAAGGCGGGGCAGACGGGCTCACAATGATAAATACTTTGGTAGGTATGGTTCTTGATAGAAAGACTGGGAAACCAATAATAGCTAATATAACAGGCGGTTTATCAGGTCCTGCTATAAAACCTGTGGCAATCAGAATGGTTTATCAAGTCGCACAGGCAGTTAGCATACCTATAATTGGTATGGGTGGTGTTATGGATGAATGGGATGTAATTGATTTTATTTCGGCTGGAGCAAGTGCTGTTGCAGTGGGAACGGCTAATTTTACAGATCCCCTAGTTTGCCCTAAGATAATAGATAAACTAGAGTCAGTATTAGATGAATTAAAAGTTAATCATATTTTAGACTTAAAGGGAAGGGCTTTCAGCTAA